A genomic window from Purpureocillium takamizusanense chromosome 2, complete sequence includes:
- the PRP8 gene encoding pre-mRNA-splicing factor 8 (EggNog:ENOG503NU2Q~BUSCO:EOG092600NM~COG:A), which translates to MSRAPPPPPPGWGPPPPPPPPPSSSIPPPPSGAAPPAPPPPGFLPHADPQIAKFAQKKREWIRQQRNRFGEKRKAGFVQTQKADMPPEHLRKIVKDIGDVSQKKYTNDKRSYLGALKFMPHAVMKLLENMPMPWESAREVKVLYHVNGCLTLVNEIPRVIEPVFFAQWAMMWTFMRKEKADRRLFKRMRFPPFDDEEPPLSWSENIEDVEPLEPIQMELNEDEDEAIYEWFYDHRPLLDTSHVNGPSYKRWNLSLPQMAALFRLSRPLVSDVVDKNYFYLFDLKSFMTAKALNVALPGGPRFEPLYKDINPNDEDFGEFNAIDRIIFRNPIRTEFRVAYPFLYNSLPRSVHLSWHSYPQVVFNRADDPDLPTFHFDRRINPISSRTVAPKNVDVSHEDELFGPGNNEEAEGEEFELPADVEPFLDEEELENEDTSSAIDLWWAPYPFNRRSGRMVRAQDVPLVKQWYLEHPPTDKPPVKVRVSYQKLLKNFVLNELHSKPPKAQNKQNLLRSLKQTKFFQQTSIDWVEAGLQVCRQGFNMLNLLIHRKNLTYLHLDYNFNLKPVKTLTTKERKKSRFGNAFHLMREILRLTKLIVDAQVQYRLGNIDAFQLADGILYAFNHVGQLTGMYRYKYKLMHQIRTCKDLKHLIYYRFNSGPVGKGPGCGFWAPAWRVWLFFMRGIIPLLERWLGNLLSRQFEGRHSKGVAKTVTKQRVESHFDLELRASVMADLMDMMPEGIKQSKVNTVLQHLSEAWRCWKSNIPWKVPGLPAPIENIILRYVKSKADWWISVAHYNRERIRRGATVDKTVAKKNVGRLTRLWLKAEQERQHNHMKDGPYVSSEEAVAIYTTTVHWLESRKFSPIPFPSVSYKHDTKILILALERLREAYSVKGRLNQSQREELALIEQAYDNPGTALERIKRFLLTQRAFKEVNIDMNDNYNTINPVYDIEPIEKISDAYLDQYLWYQADQRHLFPAWIKPSDSEVPPLLVYKWAQGINNLSQVWETENGECNVMIETELSKVYEKMELTLLNSLLRLIMDHNLADYITAKNNVQLTYKDMNHVNSYGMIRGLQFSAFVFQYYGLVLDLLLLGPQRASEIAGPPQGPNDFLQFRDEETETRHPIRLYTRYIDKIWVFLRFTAEESRDLIQRFLTEQPDPNFENVIGYKSKKCWPRDSRMRLMRHDVNLGRAVFWDLKNRLPRSVTTIEWDDSFVSVYSRDNPNLLFSMCGFEVRILPKIRNKNDEFPVKDSVWSLVDNTTKERTAYAFLQVTEEDINKFNNRIRQILMSSGSTTFTKIANKWNTALIALFTYYREAAVSTVDLLDTIVKCETKIQTRVKIGLNSKMPSRFPPAVFYTPKELGGLGMISGSHILIPASDKRWSKQTDTGVTHYRAGMTHDEETLIPNIFRYIIPWEAEFIDSQRVWTEYSQKREEANQQNRRLTLEDLEDSWDRGLPRINTLFQKDRSTLSFDKGFRARAEFKIYQLMKSNPFWWTSQRHDGKLWNLNAYRTDVIQALGGVETILEHTLFKATGFPSWEGLFWEKASGFEESMKFKKLTNAQRSGLNQIPNRRFTLWWSPTINRANVYVGFQVQLDLTGIFLHGKIPTLKISLIQIFRAHLWQKIHESVVMDLCQVFDQELESLGIETVQKETIHPRKSYKMNSSCADILLFASHKWNVTRPSQLHDTKDVIEPTTTNKFWIDVQLRYGDYDSHDIERYTRAKYLDYTTDSASIYPSATGLMIGIDLAYNLYAAFGMYFPGLKVLVQQAMAKIMKANPALYVLRERIRKGLQLYASESNQEFLNSQNYAELFSQQTQLFIDDTNVYRVTIHKTFEGNLTTKPINGAIFIFNPRTGQLFLKIIHTSVWAGQKRLGQLAKWKTAEEVAALIRSLPVEEQPKQLIVTRKGLLDPLEVQLVDFPNISIRASELQLPFQAAMKVEKLGDMILRATEPQMVLFNLYDEWLKSISSYTAFSRLILILRALHVNPDKTKLILRPDKTVITLDHHIWPSLSDEEWIKVETQLRDLILNDYGKKNSVNVSSLTSSEVRDIILGMEISAPSMQRQQAAEIEKQQQEQQQLTAVTTKTQNVHGEDIIVTTTSQFEQQTFASKTEWRTRALATSNLNKRTKNIYISSVDNDMDDMTYVMPNNIIKKFITIADLRVQVAGYLYGASPPDNDQVKEIRCIVMIPQIGGLRNVQLPQQLPQSELLDGLEPLGVIHTVSGNELPYMSAADVTEHARLLDAHEEWDKTNAVTVSVSFMPGSVSMSAWGLTPQGYKWGAENKDTQSDQPQGFTHTMGEKRKMLLSPRFKGFFLVPDDGRWNYSFMGSAFAGMEKKPVHVKLDAPLPFYNDQHRPVHFHSFAELEDIWVDRSDNFD; encoded by the coding sequence AAACGATAAGCGAAGCTACCTTGGCGCCCTCAAGTTCATGCCTCACGCTGTCATGAAACTTCTCGAGAATATGCCCATGCCCTGGGAGTCTGCTCGCGAAGTCAAGGTTCTCTACCACGTTAACGGCTGCCTGACGCTGGTCAACGAGATCCCGCGCGTGATCGagcccgtcttcttcgcgCAGTGGGCTATGATGTGGACCTTTATGAGGAAGGAAAAGGCCGATAGACGACTCTTCAAGCGCATGCGCTTCCCGCCTTTCGATGATGAGGAACCGCCCCTGTCATGGTCCGAGAACATCGAAGACGTCGAGCCGCTCGAGCCGATTCAGATGGAGCTCAAcgaagatgaagacgaggccaTCTACGAGTGGTTCTACGACCATCGCCCGCTTCTCGATACCTCGCACGTGAACGGTCCGAGCTACAAACGTTGGAACCTGTCACTGCCTCAGATGGCTGCGCTCTTCCGCCTCAGTCGGCCGCTCGTGTCCGACGTCGTGGACAAGAACTACTTTTACCTGTTCGATCTCAAGAGCTTCATGACAgccaaggcgctcaacgTTGCTCTTCCAGGTGGGCCGCGCTTCGAGCCGCTGTACAAGGACATCAACCCAAACGACGAGGATTTTGGTGAGTTCAACGCCATCGACCGAATAATCTTCCGGAACCCCATTCGCACGGAGTTTCGGGTTGCGTACCCGTTCCTGTACAACTCCCTCCCCAGGAGCGTTCACCTGTCCTGGCACTCGTACCCACAGGTCGTGTTCAACCGAGCGGATGACCCCGACCTCCCGACGTTCCATTTTGACAGGCGCATCAACCCGATCTCGTCCCGCACCGTGGCGCCGAAGAACGTGGACGTGTcccacgaggacgagctATTCGGCCCTGGCAATAACGAGGAAGCGGAAGGTGAAGAATTCGAGCTGCCCGCTGATGTCGAGCCCTTCCTTGACGAAGAGGAACTTGAGAATGAGGATACTTCGTCTGCCATCGACCTGTGGTGGGCGCCGTACCCATTTAACCGCCGCTCCGGCCGCATGGTTCGAGCCCAGGATGTGCCGCTCGTTAAGCAGTGGTATCTGGAGCACCCTCCCACCGACAAGCCCCCTGTCAAGGTCCGGGTTTCTTATCAAAAGCTGCTGAAGAACTTCGTCCTCAACGAGCTCCACTCGAAGCCTCCCAAGGCCCAGAACAAGCAGAACCTGTTGAGGTCACTCAAGCAGACAAAGTTCTTCCAGCAAACATCCATCGACTGGGTTGAAGCCGGTTTGCAGGTTTGCAGACAGGGCTTCAACATGTTGAACCTCCTGATTCATCGCAAGAACCTCACTTATCTTCATCTAGACTACAACTTCAACTTGAAGCCTGTCAAGACGTTGACGACAAAGGAGCGGAAGAAGTCTAGATTTGGAAACGCTTTCCATCTGATGCGAGAGATTCTGAGGTTGACGAAGCTCATCGTCGATGCCCAAGTTCAATACCGCCTGGGCAACATCGATGCCTTCCAGCTTGCCGACGGCATCCTCTACGCCTTCAACCACGTGGGCCAGCTCACCGGCATGTACCGATATAAGTATAAGCTGATGCACCAAATTCGAACCTGCAAGGACCTGAAGCATCTGATCTATTACCGCTTCAACTCCGGGCCGGTTGGCAAAGGTCCTGGCTGCGGCTTCTGGGCCCCAGCGTGGCGCGTCTGGCTGTTCTTCATGCGCGGCATTATCCCGCTGTTAGAGCGATGGCTCGGAAACCTGCTGTCGCGTCAATTTGAAGGTCGTCACAGCAAGGGCGTCGCCAAGACCGTGACGAAGCAGCGCGTGGAGTCCCACTTCGATCTAGAGCTGCGCGCGTCCGTCATGGCGGATCTGATGGACATGATGCCGGAGGGCATCAAGCAGAGCAAAGTCAACACGGTGCTGCAGCACTTGTCCGAGGCCTGGCGATGCTGGAAGAGCAACATTCCCTGGAAGGTCCCTGGTCTACCGGCTCCGATCGAGAACATCATTCTGCGATACGTCAAGTCCAAGGCAGACTGGTGGATTTCCGTAGCGCATTACAACCGTGAGCGTATTCGACGCGGTGCCACGGTCGACAAGACTGTGGCCAAGAAGAATGTCGGTCGTCTCACGCGACTGtggctcaaggccgagcaggagcgaCAACATAACCATATGAAGGACGGGCCCTACGTGTCTTCGGAGGAGGCTGTAGCCATTTACACAACCACTGTGCACTGGCTCGAGTCCCGCAAGTTTTCGCCCATCCCGTTTCCCAGCGTCTCGTACAAGCATGACACCAAGATTCTGATCCTCGCCCTGGAGCGGCTGAGAGAAGCCTACTCAGTCAAGGGACGCCTGAACCAGAGCCAGCGCGAAGAGCTCGCTCTGATCGAACAAGCCTACGATAACCCGGGTACAGCTCTGGAGAGGATCAAGCGCTTTTTGTTGACTCAGCGGGCGTTCAAGGAAGTCAACATCGACATGAACGACAACTACAACACCATCAACCCCGTCTATGACATAGAACCCATTGAGAAAATCAGCGATGCGTACCTGGATCAGTACCTGTGGTACCAGGCTGATCAAAGGCACCTGTTCCCGGCTTGGATCAAGCCGTCTGACTCggaggtgccgccgctgttggtGTACAAGTGGGCTCAAGGCATCAACAACCTGAGCCAGGTGTGGGAGACCGAGAACGGCGAGTGCAACGTTATGATCGAAACGGAGTTGTCCAAGGTCTACGAGAAGATGGAGTTGACGCTGCTCAACTCCCTGCTGAGATTGATTATGGACCACAATTTGGCCGATTACATCACCGCCAAGAACAACGTTCAGCTGACTTACAAGGATATGAACCATGTCAATAGCTATGGCATGATTCGTGGTCTGCAATTCTCAGCTTTTGTGTTCCAGTACTACGGCCTGGTCTTGgacctgcttctccttggacCGCAGCGAGCCAGCGAGATCGCCGGCCCGCCTCAGGGGCCCAACGACTTCCTACAGTTCCGCGACGAGGAAACTGAGACTCGACACCCGATCCGTCTGTACACTCGCTACATTGACAAGATCTGGGTATTCCTGCGATTCACGGCCGAGGAGTCTAGAGACCTTATCCAGCGGTTCCTCACGGAACAACCCGACCCGAATTTTGAGAACGTCATCGGGTACAAGAGCAAGAAATGCTGGCCCAGGGACTCTCGCATGCGCCTGATGCGACACGACGTTAACCTCGGCAGAGCCGTCTTCTGGGACCTCAAGAACCGCCTCCCGAGATCCGTCACTACCATCGAGTGGGACGATAGCTTTGTCAGCGTCTACAGCCGCGACAACCCCAACCTGCTCTTCTCCATGTGCGGTTTCGAAGTCAGGATCCTGCCCAAGATCAGGAACAAGAACGACGAGTTTCCTGTCAAAGATAGCGTGTGGTCCTTGGTGGACAACACGACAAAAGAGCGGACGGCTTATGCCTTCCTGCAGGTGACCGAGGAGGACATCAACAAGTTCAATAACCGCATCCGGCAGATTCTCATGTCCTCTGGTTCTACCACTTTCACCAAGATCGCCAATAAGTGGAACACGGCCCTCATTGCGCTCTTCACATACtaccgcgaggccgccgtaTCTACTGTTGATCTGTTGGATACTATCGTCAAGTGTGAGACGAAGATCCAGACGCGAGTCAAGATTGGACTGAACTCCAAGATGCCTTCTCGATTTCCACCAGCTGTGTTCTATACGCCTAAAGAGCTTGGTGGTTTGGGCATGATTTCTGGATCTCACATTCTTATTCCCGCCAGCGACAAGCGTTGGTCGAAGCAGACAGACACGGGTGTCACGCACTATCGCGCTGGTATGACACATGACGAGGAGACCCTGATTCCCAACATTTTCCGATACATCATCCCTTGGGAGGCCGAGTTTATTGATTCCCAGCGAGTCTGGACTGAGTACTCGCAGAAACGCGAGGAAGCAAACCAGCAGAACCGCCGCTTGACGTTGGAAGATCTGGAGGACAGCTGGGACCGGGGTCTGCCCCGCATCAACACGCTATTCCAGAAGGATCGCAGCACGCTAAGCTTCGACAAGGGCTTCCGTGCTCGAGCCGAGTTCAAGATCTACCAACTCATGAAGAGCAATCCCTTCTGGTGGACTAGTCAGCGACACGATGGCAAACTGTGGAACTTGAACGCGTATCGTACCGATGTCATCcaggcgctgggcggtgTCGAGACAATTTTGGAGCACACGCTCTTCAAGGCTACCGGATTTCCGTCTTGGGAGGGTCTCTTCTGGGAGAAGGCTTCTGGATTCGAGGAGTCCATGAAGTTCAAGAAATTGACCAACGCCCAGCGGTCCGGTTTGAACCAGATCCCCAACCGTCGTTTCACTCTCTGGTGGTCACCAACCATCAACCGAGCCAACGTCTACGTCGGTTTCCAGGTGCAGCTGGATCTCACTGGTATCTTCCTGCACGGCAAGATCCCTACGCTTAAAATTTCCCTCATCCAAATCTTCCGCGCTCATCTGTGGCAGAAGATTCACGAGTCTGTGGTGATGGATCTTTGCCAGGTATTTGACCAAGAGCTCGAGTCGCTAGGCATCGAGACGGTGCAGAAGGAGACGATCCATCCCCGAAAGTCGTACAAGATGAACAGCTCCTGCGCCGACATCCTGCTCTTTGCCAGCCACAAATGGAACGTCACGCGTCCGTCGCAGCTTCACGATACCAAGGACGTAATTGAGCCGACAACTACCAACAAGTTCTGGATTGACGTCCAGCTGCGGTATGGCGACTACGACTCTCACGATATTGAGCGTTACACCCGTGCCAAATATCTTGACTATACCACGGACAGCGCCAGCATCTACCCTTCCGCCACCGGTCTCATGATCGGCATTGACCTGGCCTATAACTTGTACGCTGCCTTTGGCATGTACTTCCCCGGCCTCAAGGTCCTGGTCCagcaggccatggccaagatCATGAAGGCGAACCCTGCGCTCTACGTGTTACGTGAGCGTATTCGCAAGGGTCTGCAGCTTTATGCGTCTGAGAGCAACCAAGAGTTCCTCAACTCGCAAAACTACGCGGAGTTGTTCAGCCAGCAAACCCAGCTCTTCATCGATGACACCAACGTGTACCGCGTCACTATTCACAAGACGTTCGAGGGTAACCTGACCACCAAGCCTATCAACGGCGCCATCTTCATTTTCAATCCTCGAACGGGCCAGCTGTTCTTGAAGATTATTCACACGAGCGTGTGGGCGGGCCAGAAGCGTCTgggccagctcgccaagtGGAAGACGGCCGAAGAAGTGGCGGCCCTGATCCGATCGCTGCCGGTTGAGGAGCAGCCCAAGCAGCTGATCGTGACGCGAAAGGGCCTGCTAGATCCGCTCGAagtccagctcgtcgacttcCCTAACATCTCCATCCGGGCCtcggagctgcagctcccATTCCAAGCGGCGATGAAGGTCGAGAAGCTGGGCGACATGATCCTGCGCGCAACGGAGCCGCAGATGGTGCTGTTTAACCTCTACGACGAATGGCTGAAGAGCATCTCGTCGTACACGGCGTTCTCTCGTCTCATCCTCATTCTGCGAGCGCTGCACGTCAACCCGGACAAGACCAAGCTTATCCTGCGCCCAGACAAGACTGTCATCACGCTGGACCACCACATctggccgtcgctgtcggacGAGGAATGGATCAAGGTGGAGACGCAGCTGCGAGACCTCATTCTCAACGATTATGGCAAGAAGAATAGCGTCAACGTGTCGAGCTTGACGAGCAGCGAAGTTCGGGACATCATCCTGGGCATGGAGATttcggcgccgtcgatgcagaggcagcaggctgccgagatcgagaagcagcaacaggaacagcagcagctcacgGCCGTCACGACCAAGACACAGAACGTGCACGGTGAGGACATCATTGTCACGACGACATCGCAGTTTGAGCAGCAGACTTTCGCCTCCAAGACGGAATGGCGCACGCGCGCTCTGGCGACGTCCAACCTCAACAAGCGGACCAAGAACATTTACATCTCGTCAGTCGAcaacgacatggacgacatGACGTACGTGATGCCCAACAACATCATTAAGAAGTTCATCACGATTGCCGACCTCCGCGTCCAGGTCGCCGGGTATCTCTACggagcgtcgccgcccgacaaCGACCAGGTCAAGGAGATTCGGTGCATCGTCATGATCCCGCAGATTGGCGGGCTGCGCAACGTGCAGCTGCCGCAACAGTTGCCCCAGAGCGAGCTGCTTGACGGTCTGGAGCCACTGGGCGTCATCCACACGGTGTCGGGTAACGAGCTGCCGTACATGTCTGCCGCGGACGTGACGGAACACGCGaggctgctcgacgcccacgagGAGTGGGACAAGACCAACGCGGTGACGGTGTCGGTGTCCTTCATGCCCGGCAGCGTGTCCATGTCGGCCTGGGGCCTCACGCCTCAGGGCTACAAGTGGGGGGCGGAGAACAAGGACACGCAGAGTGACCAGCCGCAGGGCTTCACGCACACCATGGGAGAGAAGCGCAAGATGCTCCTGAGCCCGAGGTTCAAGGGCTTCTTCCTGGTGCCGGATGACGGACGGTGGAACTACAGCTTCATGGGCAGCGCCTTTGCGGGCATGGAGAAGAAGCCTGTGCACGTGAAGCTTgacgcgccgctgcccttcTACAACGACCAGCACCGGCCGGTGCACTTCCACAGCTttgccgagctcgaggacattTGGGTGGACCGCAGCGACAACTTTGACTAG
- a CDS encoding uncharacterized protein (EggNog:ENOG503P2YU~COG:K) encodes MGQKQTEPQVTMDASHQMHGHRLSHIHFGAASSVSTPLYGAVSSPAQSPYAPYSAPAAKRSRTDEFDLSVAGVPMVDHSGLETVQTTSLSEAYGQAAAAAVAAAANHQEQPQLHHHHHLPDLGTSSKSMRREDMGGAPSMVGQAGMPPPAPRPRGPKLKFTAEDDQLLLELKEQKNLTWKQIADFFPGRSSGTLQVRYCTKLKAKTTMWTEEMDQKLRKALQDYENEKWRLVAHKVGSGFTPAACRERSEQLAAGGDEQGAEEPLWQSLSPKASSLPESMETPQTQRPW; translated from the exons ATGGGCCAGAAGCAAACTGAACCGCAGGTGACGATGGATGCGAGTCACCAAATGCACGGCCACCGGCTCTCACACATTCACTTCGGCGCGGCGAGTTCGGTGTCGACGCCCCTATACGGCGCGGTGTCGTCCCCCGCACAATCTCCGTACGCACCGTATAGCGCACCGGCAGCCAAAAGGTCGCGGACCGATGAATTCGATCTCTCGGTTGCGGGGGTGCCCATGGTTGACCACTCCGGCCTGGAGACGGTGCAAACCACTTCCTTGAGCGAGGCGTacgggcaggcggcggcagccgcggTGGCAGCCGCAGCAAACCATCAAGAACAGCCCCAgctacaccaccaccatcacctcCCAGATCTAGGAACTTCATCGAAATCAATGCGGAGGGaggacatgggcggcgcgccgagcATGGTGGGCCAAGCCGgaatgccgccgccggcaccaagGCCAAGAGGCCCGAAGCTCAAGttcacggccgaggacgatcagctgctgctggagctcaaggagcagaAAAACCTGACGTGGAAGCAGATTGCAGACTTCTTCCCGGGGCGATCTTCTGGGACGCTGCAGGTGCGGTACTGCACGAAGCTCAAAGCAAAAACGACGATGTGGACGGAAGAAATG GACCAGAAACTTCGCAAGGCGCTCCAGGACTACGAGAATGAAAAATGGCGATTAGTCGCGCACAAGGTCGGCTCTGGATTCACTCCAGCCGCGTGCCGAGAGAGATccgagcagctcgcggccggcggcgacgaacaAGGGGCTGAGGAACCGCTATGGCAGTCGTTATCGCCCAAGGCATCGTCACTGCCAGAATCCATGGAGACACCGCAGACGCAGCGGCCATGGTGA
- the PAN5 gene encoding 2-dehydropantoate 2-reductase (Ketopantoate reductase) (KPA reductase) (KPR) (COG:E~EggNog:ENOG503NY0S), whose amino-acid sequence MVVPRPRHPLVRALTRVLSRRHVLSSSSSSSPFSRCHHLARHGPDPPPITLVVHRPELLAQWAASDGGIEITTLAHNSPSSSSSSSSSQVQPQQQQQQQRAGEQEQQQQHVHRSKAPFDIEFWSDAPPPRGPVREVAVIRNLFIATKASAAMPQADRLRRYLDARSAVAFAQNGMSKLWPPHGPAYVAARWPRPPGASSSSPSAAPSFLACITGHGVYSLGPFRSVHASPAGATVGPVLLNPDAATTAAQYLTKCIASAPGLDCRAVPSAELWLMQLEKLVINTSINPITAILRCKNGALFEPRARGLARLFDRLLAETSAVLQALVGHPSTAAILLRPQLPGSGSGSGAGAGSQGRDDSSSSSPDLEGQRGALRARFSHARLRDFLYDYGSRVGDNTSSMLQDVRAGKPTEIRDFNGWIVDMADFLGLSDAVPTHRALVDLVEVAAALTEDELVQRLGV is encoded by the exons aTGGTGGTGCCCCGGCCACGACATCCTCTCGTCCGCGCCCTCACCCGTGTCCTCTCTCGACGACACGtcttgtcctcctcctcctcctcctctcccttCTCCCGCTGCCA CCACCTCGCGCGCCACGGCCCTGACCCCCCGCCCAtcaccctcgtcgtccaccgcccggagctcctcgcccagtgggccgccagcgacggcggcatcgagatAACTACGCTCGCCCACAactctccctcctcctcctcttcctcttcctcctcccagGTTCAAccgcaacagcaacagcaacagcaacgagCAGGAGaacaggagcagcagcagcagcacgtccacCGCAGCAAAGCCCCCTTCGACATCGAGTTCTGGTCCGacgcgcccccgccccgcgGCCCCGTCCGCGAGGTTGCCGTCATTCGGAACCTCTTCATCGCCACAaaggcctcggccgccatgccccaagccgaccgcctccgccgctaCCTTGACGcccgctccgccgtcgccttcgcccagAACGGCATGTCCAAGCTCTGGCCCCCACACGGCCCGGCctacgtcgccgcccgctggccccgcccccccggcgcctcctcctcctctccctccgccgccccgagCTTCCTCGCCTGCATcaccggccacggcgtctACTCCCTCGGCCCCTTTCGCAGCGTCcacgcctcgcccgccggcgccaccgtcggcccCGTCCTGCTCAACCCcgatgccgccaccaccgccgcccagtACCTCACCAAGTGCATCGCCTCCGCCCCGGGCCTCGactgccgcgccgtgccctCGGCGGAGCTCTGGCTCATGcagctggagaagctcgtcaTCAACACCTCCATCAACCCCATAACCGCCATCCTGCGCTGCAAGAACGGCGCCCTCTTCGAACCCCGCGCCAGAGGGCTTGCCCGCCTCTTCGACCGCCTCCTGGCCGAGACGAGCGCCGTCctccaggccctcgtcggtcatcccagcaccgccgccatcctaCTGCGCCCCCAGCTGCCCGGATCTGGATCTGGAtccggagccggagccggatCCCAGGGCCGTGAcgacagctcgtcgtcgtcgcccgacctCGAGGGCCAACGCGGCGCCCTTCGCGCGCGCTTCTcccacgcccgcctgcgcgacTTCCTCTACGACTACGGATCCCGTGTCGGCGACAACACGAGCTCCATGCTGCAGGACGTGCGTGCCGGCAAGCCCACCGAGATTCGCGACTTCAACGGCTGGATCGTCGACATGGCAGACTTCCTCGGCCTGTCCGACGCCGTCCCCACACACAGGGCCCTTGTCGACCTagtcgaggtcgccgccgcgctgaccgaggacgagctcgtGCAAAGGCTTGGCGTATGA
- a CDS encoding uncharacterized protein (SECRETED:SignalP(1-21~SECRETED:cutsite=AHA-RI~SECRETED:prob=0.8936)~EggNog:ENOG503P6W1) → MYRSLIAVAATTLLLPLAAHARITGIAVPDTIKPGDTFDAIIHSENYIQSVFDVAIVFGYGPGDGWPESLGVVADSICLGKGDSNQLHDFKKKVTIPADAPRGHATIKASLTSLYGAVAWPQLTLYNVSVTLGDHTSDQYVSSR, encoded by the exons ATGTATCGCTCTctcatcgccgtcgctgcaaccaccctcctcctccccctcgccgcccacgcgcgcATCACGGGCATCGCCGTCCCCGACACCATCAAGCCCGGCGACACCTtcgacgccatcatccaCAGCGAAAACTACATCCAGAGCGTCTtcgacgtcgccatcgtctttGGATACGgccccggcgacggctggccggagagcctgggcgtcgtcgcagaCTCCATCTGCCTCGGCAAGG GCGACTCCAACCAGCTCCACGACTTCAAGAAAAAAGTCAccatccccgccgacgcgccccGAGGCCACGCCACCATCAAGGCCAGCCTCACAAGCCTCtacggcgccgtcgcctggcccCAGCTGACCCTCTACAACGTCAGCGTCACCCTCGGCGACCACACGAGCGACCAGTACGTCTCGAGTCGGTAG